DNA from Marinilabiliales bacterium:
TCTCTTGTCATTTAACATCAAAGAACTTGTATTATCAGGTCAGATGCCGCCTCCGCCGCTTCTTCCCTTTATTCTGCCTGTTTTCATCAGGCCGTCATAATGCCTCATCAGCAAGTGACTTTCAATCTGCTGCAGGGTATCAAGAACGACACCAACCATAATAAGCAGTGATGTACCACCATAAAACTGTGCCCATTGTGAGTTAACACCGGCCAGCATGGCAAATGCGGGCATAATTGCAACAATTGCCAGAAATATTGAGCCGGGCAGTGTGATCCTTGACATTATGGTATCAAGGAATTCAACAGTCTTCTTCCCGGGCTTGACACCTGGTATAAAGCCTCCGTTACGTTTCATGTCCTCAGCCATTTGCGAGGGGTTTACCGTGACGGCCGTATAGAAATATGTAAACAATATAATCAGGACTGCAAAGGTGAAATTATACCAGAAACCTGTAAAATTACTGAAAGCCGCTGCAAAACCTGTCATCGTTTCGGTGGGTGCAAAACTTGACAATGTAAGTGGAATGAACATGAGTGCCTGGGCAAAAATAATCGGCATCACCCCGGCAGAGTTCACCTTGAGCGGTATATACTGCCTCACACCTCCATACTGTTTGTTACCAACGATCCGTTTTGCATACTGCACGGGGATTCTCCTGGTTCCCTGAACCAGCAGGATAACTCCCATAAATACGAAAAACAACACCACCATCTCAACAATGAACATTATAAGTCCCCCGCCAACCTGCTGCTCAAGCTTGGCAAAAAATTCGGCAGCCAGGGCAAACGGAAGCCTTGCAATGATACCCACCATTATAATAAGGGAAATACCGTTGCCAATTCCCTTGTCGGTAATACGCTCTCCGAGCCACATTACGAACATGGTACCCGATATAAGAATGATGACCAGGAAGGCCCAGAACATGGCTCCCTCCAGAACAAACGCCTGTGGCACCTGTGCCCGTAAGTTGGTCAGGTAAGCAGGCCCCTGGAAAATAAGTATCAGCACGGTAAGATACCTGGTAATCTGGTTGATCTTCCTTCGTCCGCTCTCGCCTTCGCGCTGCAGCCGCTGGAAATATGGAATTGCTATACCGAGAAGCTGCACTACGATCGATGCCGATATGTACGGCATGATACCAAGTGCAAATATTGAAGCATTCGCGAAGGCTCCTCCCGAAAACATGTCCAGAAGCCCGAGTATTCCGTCAGCGGTCTGCATCTTCATTGCAGCCAGTTCTGAAGGATCAATCCCCGGCAGTACAACGAACGAGCCAAGACGATAGATAAGCAATATCCCCAGAGTATAAAGAATCCTTGAGCGCAGATCTTCAATCTTGAAAATGTTCTTTATGGTTTCAATGAATTTCTTCATGTAGATTATATTTTTACCGCAGTGCCACCTGATTTCTCAATTGCTTCCTGGGCCGACCTGGAAAATGCGTGGGCCTTCACTTCCAATTTAGCATCAAGGGTACCGTTCCCAAGAATTTTAACCATGTCATTACGCGACACAAAACCGGCGCTGACCAGTGTCTGGACATCAATTGATGTTGCCCCGGTCCTGTCTGCGAGACCCTGC
Protein-coding regions in this window:
- the secY gene encoding preprotein translocase subunit SecY, which gives rise to MKKFIETIKNIFKIEDLRSRILYTLGILLIYRLGSFVVLPGIDPSELAAMKMQTADGILGLLDMFSGGAFANASIFALGIMPYISASIVVQLLGIAIPYFQRLQREGESGRRKINQITRYLTVLILIFQGPAYLTNLRAQVPQAFVLEGAMFWAFLVIILISGTMFVMWLGERITDKGIGNGISLIIMVGIIARLPFALAAEFFAKLEQQVGGGLIMFIVEMVVLFFVFMGVILLVQGTRRIPVQYAKRIVGNKQYGGVRQYIPLKVNSAGVMPIIFAQALMFIPLTLSSFAPTETMTGFAAAFSNFTGFWYNFTFAVLIILFTYFYTAVTVNPSQMAEDMKRNGGFIPGVKPGKKTVEFLDTIMSRITLPGSIFLAIVAIMPAFAMLAGVNSQWAQFYGGTSLLIMVGVVLDTLQQIESHLLMRHYDGLMKTGRIKGRSGGGGI